A single genomic interval of Fibrobacter sp. UWB15 harbors:
- a CDS encoding toll/interleukin-1 receptor domain-containing protein translates to MDEKKVFISYSRDDKEIVFPLVERLKKDVGDVFWIDLDGVECGAQYEKIIINAIDKAEIVLLMYSDNIINSKWVEKEATYSEDSEKKLVPVIINGDKMKGWPKFRYASIDSINIKDSNQYKKLVRDLIKWLGLNKEQKNGSISTSTGTSHSIARNQNDKYIYITKKPHSQCNRSDSISYSTSYGFNNPQKSTSKTIYTTSNNENKQSNQFNSSSDSIKKSFFGSLNTSEKDDNKVADKKDDTINALSQFIENYSKKDTSNDLYSEKFLELLQTLAEKKDNNKDAAKNDDAINALSQAIESYSKNGSSNDFYSEYLSELLNEKIPLDNKNWDNLRLFIDSNKDNKFDIKYLNNKNNFLKKNYKPKTDLWRHISTSPSSTTKITRFHNSTDSSTKKDEEKLETTLTFDYHDKKIEMKRLGNTSYYFGSFSGKNDNFIDKLSDNIRSAIPGNTLGTILGGGAIAATLTFAIPFAPTLAGFGIWGAKKLFFEKSKIDDFIEHLRDKYSLNFKRLPKKYATGHNLDEDIIMLDWDDREI, encoded by the coding sequence ATGGATGAGAAAAAAGTATTTATTAGTTATAGCCGTGATGATAAGGAAATAGTATTTCCTTTAGTTGAAAGACTAAAAAAAGATGTTGGCGATGTATTTTGGATAGATTTAGACGGCGTTGAATGCGGCGCACAATACGAAAAAATCATCATCAATGCCATAGACAAAGCAGAAATTGTTTTACTCATGTATTCCGATAATATTATTAATTCAAAATGGGTTGAAAAAGAAGCAACCTATTCTGAAGACAGCGAAAAAAAGTTAGTTCCTGTTATTATTAACGGCGATAAAATGAAGGGATGGCCCAAATTTCGCTATGCAAGCATAGACTCAATCAACATAAAAGATTCTAACCAATACAAAAAACTAGTACGAGATCTTATCAAGTGGCTTGGTTTAAATAAAGAGCAAAAAAATGGAAGCATAAGTACAAGTACAGGAACAAGTCATTCAATAGCCCGCAATCAAAATGACAAATACATATACATCACTAAAAAGCCACATTCCCAGTGTAATAGATCTGATTCTATTAGTTACTCAACATCTTACGGATTCAATAACCCACAAAAATCTACTTCAAAAACAATCTATACAACAAGCAATAACGAGAATAAGCAATCTAACCAATTCAACTCTTCTTCTGATTCCATCAAAAAAAGTTTTTTCGGTTCCTTAAACACATCCGAAAAGGATGACAACAAGGTTGCAGATAAAAAAGATGACACTATTAACGCGTTATCTCAATTCATTGAGAATTATTCAAAAAAAGACACCTCTAACGACCTTTATTCAGAAAAATTTTTAGAACTTCTTCAAACTTTAGCAGAAAAAAAAGACAACAACAAAGATGCAGCGAAAAATGACGACGCCATTAACGCATTATCGCAAGCCATTGAGAGTTATTCAAAGAACGGTTCCTCAAACGACTTTTATTCAGAATATCTTTCTGAACTTCTTAACGAAAAAATCCCATTAGACAATAAAAATTGGGATAATCTTCGTTTATTTATAGACTCAAATAAAGACAATAAATTTGATATAAAATATCTTAACAACAAAAACAATTTCTTAAAAAAGAATTATAAACCAAAGACTGACTTATGGAGGCACATATCTACGTCCCCGTCCTCAACCACAAAGATTACAAGATTCCATAATTCCACAGACTCGTCTACGAAAAAAGACGAAGAAAAGCTAGAGACAACACTCACATTTGACTATCACGACAAAAAAATTGAAATGAAACGACTAGGTAATACTTCTTATTACTTCGGTTCTTTCTCTGGGAAAAACGATAATTTTATCGACAAACTATCAGACAACATTCGTTCCGCAATTCCAGGAAATACGCTCGGTACAATTCTTGGAGGTGGCGCCATTGCAGCCACATTAACTTTCGCAATCCCCTTCGCTCCAACATTAGCAGGATTTGGTATTTGGGGGGCTAAAAAATTATTTTTTGAAAAATCCAAAATTGACGATTTTATAGAACATCTAAGAGACAAATATTCCTTAAATTTCAAACGTCTGCCTAAAAAATATGCAACAGGGCATAATCTAGACGAAGACATAATAATGCTCGATTGGGACGACAGAGAGATTTAA